The proteins below are encoded in one region of Pseudophryne corroboree isolate aPseCor3 chromosome 8, aPseCor3.hap2, whole genome shotgun sequence:
- the LAGE3 gene encoding EKC/KEOPS complex subunit LAGE3 gives MVNEYSLPAVMMSAPTLQFQLHVPFPCSGEAQIAHDTLCPDAEPRKGGVSKTLSVTDNVLHVHWQADEARILRVSVSSFLEHLSLVVQTMDRFGPAVSDS, from the exons ATGGTGAATGAATACAGTTTGCCAGCAGTTATGATGTCAGCGCCCACACTGCAGTT CCAGCTGCACGTGCCCTTCCCCTGCTCCGGAGAAGCCCAGATCGCTCACGACACGTTGTGCCCGGACGCAGAGCCCAGGAAAGGAGGCGTCAGCAAGACGTTGAGCGTCACAGACAACGTTCTCCATGT ACACTGGCAAGCAGATGAAGCCCGCATCCTCCGAGTGTCCGTCAGCTCTTTCCTAGAGCACCTCTCACTTGTGGTCCAGACAATGGACAGATTCGGCCCTGCAGTGTCCGACTCCTGA